Proteins from a genomic interval of Rhodothermus marinus:
- the phoU gene encoding phosphate signaling complex protein PhoU yields the protein MTVHRHIDDELLVLQRMLFEMADLVDEQMANAIDALLRRDLELAERVRARDDEVDAYELKIDRQCERILALHHPVAAELRMIITAVKVNTDLERIGDHCKNLAKHTPYVVQAPEALAQTRIEEMADASRAMLRQVQEAFLKRDRLLARQVLAEDLQIDRLHRENFEQLVRFGQQHPEHLEAVAHLITASKALERISDHAKNIAESVVFLIEGVDIRHRKLREPQAQEGERPL from the coding sequence ATGACCGTACATCGACATATCGACGACGAGCTGCTGGTCCTGCAGCGTATGCTGTTCGAGATGGCCGATCTGGTCGACGAACAGATGGCCAATGCCATCGATGCATTGCTTCGGCGCGATCTGGAACTGGCCGAGCGCGTGCGGGCGCGGGACGACGAGGTGGACGCCTACGAGCTGAAGATCGACCGGCAGTGCGAACGCATTCTGGCGCTGCACCATCCGGTGGCGGCCGAGCTGCGCATGATCATCACGGCCGTCAAGGTCAACACCGACCTGGAGCGCATTGGCGACCACTGTAAGAACCTCGCCAAGCACACGCCCTACGTGGTGCAGGCGCCCGAGGCGCTGGCGCAGACGCGCATCGAGGAGATGGCCGACGCCTCGCGGGCCATGCTCCGGCAGGTGCAGGAGGCCTTCCTGAAGCGGGATCGCCTGCTGGCGCGTCAGGTGCTGGCCGAAGACCTGCAGATCGACCGGTTGCACCGGGAAAACTTCGAACAACTGGTACGCTTTGGCCAGCAGCATCCGGAGCATCTCGAAGCGGTGGCCCATCTGATCACGGCCAGCAAGGCGCTGGAGCGCATTTCGGACCACGCCAAGAACATCGCCGAGAGCGTGGTCTTTCTGATCGAAGGCGTGGACATCCGCCACCGCAAACTCCGGGAGCCCCAGGCGCAGGAAGGCGAGCGGCCGCTATAA
- the pstB gene encoding phosphate ABC transporter ATP-binding protein PstB, whose product MADHVSPAEKVPSAETFGLSRDSEAARVRPKMEVRNLYFWYGDKLALKDISLQILPNEVTAFIGPSGCGKSTLLRCLNRMNELIPNTRMEGTVLLDGRDIYREMDPVVVRRRVGMVFQKPNPFPKSIYQNVAWGARINGYRGNMDELVERCLRLAALWDEVKDRLHENAYGLSGGQQQRLCIARALAVEPEVLLMDEPASALDPIATAKLEETILELKKSYTIVIVTHNMHQASRISDTTAFFYMGELVEMNRTDELFTRPREKRTEDYITGRFG is encoded by the coding sequence ATGGCCGATCACGTTTCGCCCGCCGAAAAAGTGCCTTCCGCCGAAACGTTCGGGTTGAGCCGCGACAGCGAAGCCGCCCGCGTACGGCCCAAGATGGAGGTGCGGAATCTGTACTTCTGGTACGGGGACAAACTGGCGCTGAAGGACATCTCGCTGCAGATTCTGCCCAACGAGGTGACCGCCTTCATCGGGCCTTCGGGCTGCGGCAAGAGCACGCTGCTGCGCTGCCTCAACCGCATGAACGAGCTGATCCCCAACACGCGCATGGAGGGAACGGTGCTGCTGGACGGCCGCGACATCTATCGGGAGATGGATCCCGTGGTGGTGCGGCGGCGTGTGGGGATGGTCTTCCAGAAACCCAATCCGTTCCCGAAGTCGATCTACCAGAACGTGGCCTGGGGCGCGCGCATCAACGGCTACCGGGGCAACATGGACGAACTCGTCGAGCGTTGCCTGCGGCTGGCCGCGCTCTGGGACGAGGTGAAAGATCGGCTGCACGAGAACGCCTACGGACTCAGCGGCGGGCAACAGCAGCGCCTCTGCATCGCACGGGCGCTGGCCGTTGAGCCCGAGGTGCTGTTGATGGACGAACCGGCCAGCGCGCTTGACCCGATCGCCACGGCCAAGCTGGAGGAGACCATCCTGGAACTCAAAAAATCCTACACGATCGTCATCGTCACGCACAACATGCACCAGGCCTCGCGCATCAGCGACACGACGGCCTTCTTCTACATGGGCGAGCTGGTCGAGATGAACCGGACTGACGAACTTTTCACGCGCCCCCGCGAAAAACGTACGGAAGATTATATTACCGGACGGTTTGGCTAA
- the pstA gene encoding phosphate ABC transporter permease PstA — MTEVQQAVATRFDLRLERRRRLGQILAVVLFFSTLFGLLVLTSLMVDVVRKGAPWLDWQFLTSYPSRNPEEAGIKSAIVGSFWMMLLTALFSVPIGVGAAVYLEEYAPRGWFLRLIQLNIANLAGIPSVIYGILGLGLFVRFFALGRSLLAGALTMSLLVLPIIVISTQEALRAVPQGIRESAYALGATRWQVVSSHLLPIAAPGILTGIILALSRAVGETAPLVMIGALTFIAFLPESLLDPFTVLPIQIFNWTARPQEEFRGLAAAAIIVLMVFLFLMNLSAILLRNYYERHRPH; from the coding sequence ATGACCGAAGTGCAGCAGGCAGTAGCCACCCGGTTCGATTTGCGACTGGAGCGACGGCGACGGCTGGGACAGATCCTGGCCGTGGTGCTGTTTTTTTCCACGCTGTTCGGATTGCTGGTGCTGACCTCGCTGATGGTCGACGTCGTGCGCAAAGGCGCGCCCTGGCTGGACTGGCAGTTTCTCACGTCCTATCCGTCACGCAATCCCGAAGAAGCCGGGATCAAGTCGGCCATCGTGGGATCGTTCTGGATGATGCTGCTGACGGCGCTGTTTTCGGTGCCGATCGGCGTGGGGGCGGCTGTTTACCTTGAGGAGTACGCGCCGCGCGGCTGGTTTCTGCGGCTGATCCAGCTCAACATCGCCAACCTGGCCGGTATTCCTTCGGTGATCTATGGCATTCTGGGACTGGGGCTCTTCGTGCGGTTTTTTGCACTGGGCCGAAGCCTGCTGGCCGGGGCGCTGACGATGAGCCTGCTGGTGTTGCCGATCATCGTGATCAGCACGCAGGAAGCGCTCCGGGCTGTGCCGCAGGGGATCCGGGAGAGTGCCTACGCGCTGGGCGCCACGCGCTGGCAGGTGGTCTCCAGCCATCTGCTGCCCATTGCGGCGCCGGGCATCCTGACCGGCATCATCCTGGCGCTGAGCCGCGCCGTCGGCGAGACGGCGCCGCTGGTCATGATCGGGGCGCTCACGTTCATCGCCTTCTTGCCCGAGAGCCTGCTGGATCCTTTTACCGTGCTGCCCATTCAGATCTTCAACTGGACGGCCCGACCCCAGGAGGAATTTCGCGGTCTGGCGGCTGCCGCCATCATCGTGCTCATGGTGTTTCTGTTCCTGATGAACCTGAGTGCCATCCTGCTGCGCAACTACTACGAACGTCATCGTCCGCATTGA
- the pstC gene encoding phosphate ABC transporter permease subunit PstC — translation MASSSDGWIRRQGFPDLAPDANLSRGPRERLIQALLGLCALVTVFTTLGIAAILIGESVAFFRQVSLAEFFGDTKWTPQFSEQHFGIWPLLAGTLMITVIAALVAIPIGLSAAIYISQYAPDRVRRWLKPSLELLAGVPTVVYGYFALTFVTPLLQHVLPQMQVYNALSAGIVVGIMIIPMVASLSEDALRAVPRSLAEGAYALGATKYEVVLRVVVPAALSGIMASFILALSRAIGETMIVTLAAGATPKLTLNPLESIQTMTAYIVQVSLGDTPQGTVVYQSLFAVGLVLFVLTLGMNLLANRIILRFKETY, via the coding sequence ATGGCTTCCTCGTCAGATGGATGGATCCGGCGCCAGGGCTTTCCGGACCTGGCGCCGGATGCCAACCTTTCGCGTGGGCCCAGGGAGCGTCTGATCCAGGCGCTGCTTGGGCTCTGTGCGTTGGTGACGGTATTCACCACGCTGGGCATTGCGGCGATCCTGATCGGGGAATCGGTCGCCTTTTTCCGGCAGGTGTCGCTGGCCGAATTTTTCGGCGACACGAAGTGGACCCCGCAGTTTTCCGAGCAGCATTTTGGCATCTGGCCGCTGCTGGCCGGCACCTTGATGATCACGGTCATTGCGGCGCTGGTGGCCATCCCGATCGGGCTTTCCGCCGCCATTTACATCTCACAGTATGCGCCTGATCGCGTGCGTCGCTGGCTGAAGCCGTCGCTGGAATTGCTGGCGGGCGTGCCGACGGTCGTCTATGGCTACTTTGCGCTGACGTTCGTCACGCCGCTGCTGCAGCATGTGCTTCCGCAGATGCAGGTCTACAACGCGCTCAGCGCCGGGATCGTGGTGGGCATCATGATCATCCCGATGGTGGCTTCGCTGAGTGAGGACGCCTTGCGGGCCGTGCCGCGCTCGCTGGCCGAAGGCGCCTATGCGCTGGGGGCCACGAAGTACGAGGTGGTGCTCCGTGTGGTGGTGCCGGCCGCGCTGAGTGGCATCATGGCCAGCTTCATTCTGGCACTGAGCCGTGCCATTGGCGAAACGATGATCGTGACGCTGGCGGCCGGCGCTACGCCCAAGCTGACGCTCAACCCGCTGGAGTCGATCCAGACGATGACGGCCTACATCGTGCAGGTCAGCCTGGGCGACACGCCGCAGGGAACGGTCGTCTATCAGAGTCTGTTTGCGGTGGGGCTGGTGCTGTTCGTGCTGACGCTGGGCATGAACCTGCTGGCCAACCGGATCATCCTCCGCTTTAAAGAAACCTACTGA
- a CDS encoding PstS family phosphate ABC transporter substrate-binding protein has translation MEKRAILGAGVLLVLLLAGCGRGQQQEGQLSGAVHIDGSSTVYPLTEAVAEEFMKQYPGVRVTVGISGTGGGFSKFVRKETDINDASRPIRPVEDSLARQNGVEYIELPVAYDGIAIVVNPQNDWVECLTVEELRRIWEPNSTITRWNQVRPSFPDRPLNLYGAGTDSGTYDYFTAAIVGEEHASRSDFTASEDDNVLVQGVSGDPNALGFIPLAYYEENMDKLKAVAIDDGNPDNGEGCILPSPETVNNGTYQPLSRPIFIYVNAERANDPAVEAFVEFYLQHAAELAPEVGYVPLTAEAYELALERFRNRVTGSIFGGEGSQVGVRVVDLLRLERQSTEGTAE, from the coding sequence ATGGAAAAGCGAGCAATCTTAGGAGCCGGTGTATTGCTTGTGCTGTTGCTGGCCGGATGTGGCCGTGGGCAGCAGCAGGAAGGGCAGCTCTCCGGCGCGGTGCACATCGACGGATCGAGCACGGTCTATCCGCTGACCGAGGCGGTAGCCGAGGAGTTCATGAAGCAGTATCCGGGGGTGCGGGTGACCGTGGGCATCAGCGGGACCGGCGGGGGCTTTTCCAAGTTCGTGCGCAAGGAGACGGACATCAACGATGCCTCGCGTCCGATTCGTCCCGTGGAAGATTCGCTGGCCCGGCAGAACGGCGTCGAATACATCGAACTGCCGGTGGCCTATGATGGCATTGCCATCGTGGTGAATCCCCAGAACGACTGGGTCGAGTGCCTGACCGTCGAAGAGCTGCGGCGCATCTGGGAGCCCAACAGCACGATCACACGCTGGAATCAGGTGCGGCCTTCGTTTCCGGATCGGCCGCTGAACCTGTACGGCGCCGGGACCGACAGCGGCACCTACGATTACTTCACGGCCGCCATCGTGGGCGAAGAGCACGCCAGCCGCTCGGACTTCACGGCCAGCGAGGACGACAACGTGCTCGTGCAGGGCGTCAGCGGCGACCCCAACGCGCTGGGCTTCATCCCGCTGGCCTACTACGAGGAGAACATGGACAAACTGAAGGCGGTGGCCATCGACGACGGCAACCCTGACAACGGCGAGGGCTGCATTCTGCCCAGTCCCGAGACCGTCAACAACGGCACCTACCAGCCGCTTTCGCGACCGATTTTCATCTATGTGAACGCGGAGCGGGCCAACGACCCGGCCGTAGAGGCCTTCGTCGAGTTTTACCTGCAGCATGCGGCCGAACTGGCACCGGAGGTAGGGTATGTGCCGCTGACGGCCGAGGCCTACGAGCTGGCGCTCGAGCGTTTCCGGAACCGGGTAACCGGTAGTATCTTTGGAGGCGAGGGGTCGCAGGTGGGTGTGCGGGTTGTGGACCTGCTGCGACTCGAACGGCAGAGTACGGAAGGTACGGCAGAATAA
- a CDS encoding M1 family metallopeptidase, whose amino-acid sequence MRRLSLVLVLLLAGCTASRPVEQTPAARTPMFVRPERPLPAPVTLPPSFEAAIERGTRTAEGRPGPNYWQQYARYDLTARIDTATRRLDGEGRIVYLNRSPDTLRQLFLELPLNVHAEGVVRNEPAEVTGGVSLHYVAVDGQEALHPAEAPAGAPRYAVNGTRLIIFLQRDLAPGDSIKLDFRWSFTIPKRGAGGRMGYDENLFFLAYWYPHVAVYDDVIGWFTDSFLGRAEFYFGYGDYRITIDAPAGWLVMATGAFENPEEVLAPDVLARMRQAYASDTPVRIAEPDTDPVTLPGTDGRLQWRFRATNVRDVAFSLVHRGYWEGARTPVGDRDGDGQTDYAQINTFWRPTAPRWANVTRYQQHAISYLSRLTGFPYPWPHMTAVEGGGIIGGGMEFPMMTLIGDYNAAGDSALYYVTAHELAHMWIPMIVGPNERRYSWMDEGSTTFAENHARTDFFPGTQPRLSEQESYLMLARMGAEGEIMRWSDYHYSSFAFGIASYSKPATLLEALRGLLGEDVFWRAYRTFIREWAFKHPYPYDLFNTFERVSGRDLDWFWHAWYFETWTLDQAVAAVEPIEGGVRITVEDHGLAPMPVYLTLTLADGSQVRDTIDVDVWLEGRRQVTVTVPTGAAVTRVEIDPERWFPDIDRTNNVWRAPAGTGQ is encoded by the coding sequence ATGCGTCGTCTGTCGCTGGTATTGGTATTGCTGCTGGCCGGATGTACCGCCTCGCGTCCCGTCGAACAGACGCCTGCTGCGCGCACCCCCATGTTCGTGCGTCCGGAGCGTCCGCTACCCGCCCCGGTCACCCTGCCCCCCTCGTTTGAAGCGGCCATCGAGCGGGGCACGCGTACCGCCGAAGGACGTCCCGGACCGAACTACTGGCAGCAGTACGCCCGCTACGACCTGACCGCCCGCATCGACACGGCCACACGGCGGCTGGACGGCGAGGGACGGATCGTATACCTGAACCGCTCGCCCGACACGCTCCGCCAGCTCTTTCTGGAGCTTCCGCTGAACGTTCACGCCGAAGGCGTCGTGCGCAACGAGCCGGCCGAGGTAACCGGCGGCGTGTCGCTGCACTACGTGGCCGTCGATGGACAGGAAGCCCTGCATCCGGCCGAGGCACCCGCCGGTGCGCCGCGCTATGCGGTCAACGGCACGCGACTGATCATCTTTCTGCAGCGCGATCTGGCACCCGGCGATTCCATTAAGCTCGACTTCCGCTGGTCCTTTACGATTCCCAAACGCGGCGCCGGGGGCCGCATGGGCTACGACGAGAACCTGTTCTTCCTGGCCTACTGGTACCCCCACGTGGCCGTCTATGACGACGTGATCGGCTGGTTCACCGATTCGTTCCTGGGCCGCGCCGAGTTCTACTTCGGCTATGGCGACTATCGGATCACGATCGACGCGCCAGCCGGCTGGCTCGTGATGGCCACCGGTGCATTCGAAAATCCCGAAGAAGTGCTGGCACCCGACGTGCTGGCCCGCATGCGTCAGGCCTACGCCAGCGACACGCCGGTCCGTATTGCCGAACCCGACACGGATCCGGTCACGCTTCCGGGCACCGACGGCCGCCTGCAGTGGCGCTTCCGAGCCACAAACGTGCGCGACGTGGCCTTCAGCCTGGTGCATCGCGGCTACTGGGAAGGTGCCCGCACGCCTGTGGGCGACCGTGACGGTGACGGACAGACCGACTACGCGCAGATCAACACGTTCTGGCGTCCGACCGCCCCGCGCTGGGCCAACGTCACGCGCTACCAGCAGCACGCCATCAGCTACCTCTCGCGCCTGACCGGCTTTCCCTATCCCTGGCCGCACATGACGGCCGTCGAAGGCGGCGGCATCATCGGCGGCGGCATGGAATTTCCCATGATGACGCTCATCGGCGACTACAACGCCGCCGGCGACAGCGCCCTCTACTACGTGACGGCGCACGAACTGGCCCACATGTGGATTCCCATGATCGTCGGCCCCAACGAGCGCCGCTATAGCTGGATGGACGAAGGCAGCACCACGTTTGCCGAAAACCATGCGCGCACCGATTTCTTCCCCGGCACCCAACCCCGGCTGAGCGAGCAGGAAAGCTATCTGATGCTGGCCCGCATGGGCGCCGAAGGGGAAATCATGCGCTGGTCCGACTACCACTACTCCAGCTTCGCCTTCGGCATCGCCTCCTACAGCAAGCCGGCCACGCTGCTTGAAGCGCTCCGAGGGCTGCTAGGCGAAGACGTGTTCTGGCGCGCCTACCGCACGTTCATCCGCGAGTGGGCCTTCAAGCACCCCTACCCCTATGATCTGTTCAACACGTTCGAGCGCGTGAGCGGACGCGACCTCGACTGGTTCTGGCACGCCTGGTACTTCGAGACGTGGACGCTCGATCAGGCCGTGGCGGCCGTCGAACCCATCGAAGGCGGCGTGCGCATCACGGTGGAAGACCACGGGCTGGCCCCCATGCCGGTCTACCTGACGCTCACGCTGGCCGACGGCTCGCAGGTGCGCGATACGATCGACGTGGACGTGTGGCTGGAAGGGCGGCGGCAGGTGACCGTCACGGTGCCGACCGGCGCCGCCGTTACCCGCGTCGAAATCGACCCCGAGCGCTGGTTCCCCGACATCGACCGCACGAACAACGTCTGGCGCGCACCGGCCGGCACCGGACAGTAA
- a CDS encoding copper chaperone PCu(A)C, translating into MRYLATVFLGLLLLIGCGQQQREQPATPAEPPLPEGRLAVEEPVVYAAAAGDSAIVSLRIANGTAEADTLVGAEAPAVTRNVALREVVGDTVQTTRPATSIVIPARSRVAVQLVLRDLQQALEPGQVVLVDLSLARQGRLRVRVPVREAAAPTE; encoded by the coding sequence ATGCGGTATCTGGCAACGGTTTTTCTGGGCCTGCTTCTGCTGATCGGTTGTGGACAGCAGCAGCGCGAGCAGCCGGCGACCCCGGCCGAGCCGCCGCTTCCGGAGGGGCGGTTGGCCGTGGAGGAACCCGTCGTCTATGCGGCGGCCGCTGGCGACAGCGCGATCGTGTCGCTGCGGATTGCCAACGGCACGGCCGAGGCCGACACGCTGGTCGGAGCCGAAGCGCCGGCCGTCACGCGCAACGTCGCATTGCGTGAGGTGGTGGGCGATACGGTGCAGACCACCCGTCCGGCCACGTCCATCGTGATTCCGGCGCGTTCGCGCGTGGCCGTACAGCTGGTGCTGCGCGATCTGCAGCAGGCGCTCGAGCCGGGACAGGTGGTGCTTGTCGATCTGAGCCTGGCCCGGCAGGGACGGCTGCGCGTGCGCGTGCCGGTGCGCGAGGCGGCTGCGCCGACCGAATAG
- a CDS encoding FMN-binding protein, translating to MRYAGLLLLVCGWMLAPAGRAQDQVFLTPEEALAEVFPKGRYVQYDTLRFTPEELEEARRALRRTEPLDSVLVVRCVYDAEGRFLGYAVITEELGKHRPITFIVGVRPDFSVEKVAVMVYRESHGGQVRLPRFLYQYRGKTLRDPIQTHRDIVNVSGATISVNSLNRGIKKVLYFVTTQYRKHPPQLTYHPN from the coding sequence ATGCGTTACGCAGGGCTTTTGCTGCTGGTGTGTGGCTGGATGCTGGCGCCTGCCGGGCGCGCGCAGGATCAGGTGTTCCTGACGCCCGAGGAGGCGCTGGCCGAAGTGTTTCCGAAGGGGCGCTATGTGCAGTACGACACGTTACGCTTCACCCCGGAGGAACTGGAGGAAGCGCGGCGGGCGCTGCGCCGCACCGAACCGCTCGATTCCGTGCTGGTCGTGAGGTGCGTCTACGATGCCGAAGGCCGGTTTCTGGGCTACGCCGTGATCACCGAAGAGCTGGGCAAGCACCGGCCCATCACGTTCATCGTGGGCGTGCGCCCTGATTTTTCCGTAGAAAAAGTGGCCGTCATGGTCTATCGGGAGTCGCACGGCGGACAGGTGCGGCTCCCGCGCTTTCTCTATCAGTACCGGGGCAAAACGCTTCGGGACCCCATCCAGACACATCGTGACATCGTCAACGTCAGCGGCGCCACTATTTCGGTTAACTCACTGAATCGGGGGATCAAAAAAGTGTTGTATTTTGTGACCACGCAATACCGAAAGCATCCTCCGCAGTTGACCTACCACCCGAACTGA
- a CDS encoding FAD:protein FMN transferase: MDRRTFLHRLGGLMAGGWLAGSPFRLLARAAEETPLVRLYYVMGTIVRFEVYHPDRAAARDAVRRASALLFEVHRQMSVQESASILSRWNASPSGAELVLPELTRRAVAEALRWRAATDGRFDPTVGAAVAAWQQGRTPVPQPERQVELDGDGRLRKWGPVALDLGGSAKGWAVDQAVAVLRQAGCTAALVNAGGDLRVFGAPPGRSAWTIGIRHPLRPDEVLTTVALTEGALATSGDYEPDGSTLVDPRDLARVRLDGSVTVWAPTCGAADALATALAVEPDPSWLPASVGALVARRDAEGLRVQTCRWSLAAVSPDQTGRLP; the protein is encoded by the coding sequence ATGGATCGACGGACGTTCCTGCATCGGCTGGGAGGATTGATGGCCGGGGGATGGCTGGCCGGCTCGCCGTTCCGGCTGCTGGCCCGTGCGGCCGAGGAGACGCCGCTGGTGCGCCTTTACTACGTGATGGGGACGATCGTGCGCTTCGAGGTCTATCACCCGGATCGGGCGGCGGCCCGGGACGCCGTCCGGCGCGCGAGCGCGCTGCTTTTCGAGGTGCACCGGCAGATGAGCGTGCAGGAGTCTGCGTCGATCCTGAGCCGCTGGAACGCGAGCCCTTCGGGCGCGGAGCTGGTGTTGCCGGAGCTGACGCGCCGGGCCGTGGCCGAGGCGCTCCGCTGGCGGGCGGCGACGGACGGGCGCTTCGATCCAACCGTAGGCGCCGCCGTGGCCGCCTGGCAACAGGGACGGACACCGGTGCCGCAGCCGGAGCGCCAGGTGGAGCTGGACGGGGACGGACGATTGCGCAAGTGGGGGCCGGTGGCGCTGGATCTGGGTGGTAGTGCCAAGGGATGGGCCGTGGACCAGGCGGTGGCGGTGCTCCGGCAGGCCGGTTGCACGGCCGCGCTGGTCAACGCCGGAGGCGATCTGCGCGTGTTCGGCGCGCCGCCCGGCAGGTCGGCATGGACGATCGGCATCCGCCATCCGCTGCGGCCCGACGAGGTGCTGACCACCGTGGCGTTGACCGAGGGTGCGCTGGCCACCAGCGGCGACTACGAGCCAGATGGCTCGACGCTGGTCGATCCCCGCGATCTGGCGCGCGTCCGGCTCGACGGAAGCGTCACGGTGTGGGCGCCCACCTGCGGGGCGGCCGATGCGCTGGCCACGGCGCTGGCGGTCGAGCCCGATCCGTCCTGGCTACCGGCGTCGGTCGGGGCGCTGGTGGCGCGTCGGGATGCCGAAGGGCTGCGCGTGCAGACCTGTCGCTGGTCGTTGGCTGCTGTTTCACCTGATCAAACCGGGAGACTTCCATGA
- a CDS encoding LA_3696 family protein codes for MAILTVPKVLREKLGDEGVEALIALLNEAAHHERNNLLGILEERFERRVTEEGKRLDNRIAEEVAKLDRRITEEVAKLDRRITEEVAKLDRRITEEVSRLEVTLSERYASLVRWMFIFWAGQIGVIVALFALLR; via the coding sequence ATGGCGATTCTGACGGTCCCGAAAGTTTTGCGCGAAAAACTCGGCGACGAGGGCGTCGAGGCGCTGATCGCTTTGCTGAACGAAGCGGCCCATCACGAACGCAACAATCTGCTGGGCATTCTGGAAGAACGTTTTGAGCGGCGCGTAACCGAGGAAGGCAAGCGATTGGACAATCGCATCGCAGAGGAGGTTGCCAAACTGGACCGCCGGATCACGGAGGAGGTGGCGAAGCTGGACCGCCGGATCACGGAGGAGGTGGCGAAGCTGGACCGCCGGATCACGGAGGAGGTGTCGCGGCTGGAGGTGACGCTCAGCGAGCGGTATGCGAGTCTGGTGCGCTGGATGTTCATTTTCTGGGCGGGACAGATCGGAGTGATCGTGGCGCTGTTCGCGCTGCTGCGGTGA
- the gpmI gene encoding 2,3-bisphosphoglycerate-independent phosphoglycerate mutase — MDPKKRHLLVILDGYGIAEDPSVSAIDHARKPFLDHLFATYPHATLKASGLAVGLPEGQMGNSEVGHLNLGAGRVVYQEITRIDKEIEEGTFFTNEVLVRAARHAREHNTRLHLMGCFSDGGVHASLNHLFALLELARREGLRPEQVCVHAFTDGRDTDPKSGVTYVRQFQEKAREIGVGRIVSIVGRYYAMDRDKRWDRTEKAYRLLVYGEGEVFDDPVKALEASYAEGVTDEFVKPRLIDYGDGYPTRVADGDAVIFYNFRADRARQLTRAFTDPNFDAFDRGKKLDLLFVTFAPYDETFDLPVAFEKVNLRMTLGEVISKLGGRQLRIAETEKYAHVTYFFSGGREEPFEGEDRILVPSPKVPTYDLKPEMSAPEVARRCAEAIEKEIYNLIVLNFANPDMVGHTGVFEAAVKAIEAVDAATKVVVEAALKHGYTVTVLADHGNADRMKNPDGSPHTAHTTALVPHLIIKPGFNGPIKDGKLGDVAPTILRILGEEIPPEMTGEVLI; from the coding sequence ATGGACCCGAAAAAACGTCATCTGCTGGTCATTCTCGACGGCTACGGCATTGCCGAGGACCCGTCGGTCAGCGCCATCGATCATGCCCGCAAGCCGTTTCTGGATCACCTGTTTGCCACCTATCCGCATGCCACGCTGAAGGCTTCGGGGCTGGCCGTGGGGTTGCCCGAAGGCCAGATGGGCAACTCCGAGGTGGGGCACCTCAACCTGGGGGCCGGACGCGTGGTCTACCAGGAAATCACGCGCATCGACAAGGAAATCGAAGAAGGCACGTTCTTCACGAACGAAGTGCTGGTGCGGGCGGCCCGCCACGCGCGGGAGCACAACACCCGGCTGCATCTGATGGGGTGCTTCTCCGACGGCGGCGTCCATGCCAGCCTGAACCACCTGTTCGCGCTGCTGGAGCTGGCTCGGCGTGAGGGGCTGCGGCCCGAGCAGGTGTGCGTGCACGCGTTTACCGACGGCCGCGACACCGATCCGAAATCGGGCGTGACCTACGTACGCCAGTTTCAGGAAAAGGCCCGGGAGATCGGCGTCGGGCGCATCGTCTCGATTGTGGGCCGCTACTACGCGATGGATCGCGACAAGCGCTGGGACCGTACCGAAAAAGCCTACCGGCTGCTGGTCTACGGCGAGGGCGAGGTGTTCGACGATCCCGTCAAAGCGCTGGAGGCCAGCTACGCCGAAGGCGTGACCGACGAGTTCGTCAAGCCGCGCTTGATCGACTACGGCGACGGTTACCCGACGCGGGTGGCTGACGGCGATGCGGTGATCTTTTACAACTTCCGCGCCGACCGCGCCCGCCAGCTCACCCGGGCCTTCACAGATCCGAACTTCGACGCCTTCGATAGGGGCAAGAAGCTGGATCTGCTGTTTGTGACCTTCGCGCCTTACGACGAAACCTTCGACCTGCCGGTCGCCTTCGAGAAGGTCAATCTGCGCATGACGCTCGGCGAGGTGATCTCGAAGCTGGGCGGACGCCAGCTCCGGATCGCCGAAACCGAAAAGTACGCGCACGTGACCTACTTCTTCAGCGGCGGACGCGAGGAGCCTTTCGAAGGCGAAGATCGGATTCTGGTGCCCTCGCCGAAGGTGCCCACCTACGATCTGAAGCCCGAGATGAGCGCGCCCGAGGTGGCCCGGCGCTGCGCCGAAGCCATCGAAAAGGAGATCTACAACCTGATCGTGCTGAACTTCGCCAACCCCGACATGGTGGGGCACACGGGCGTTTTCGAAGCGGCCGTCAAAGCGATCGAAGCGGTCGATGCCGCCACGAAGGTGGTGGTCGAGGCCGCATTGAAGCACGGCTACACGGTGACGGTGCTGGCCGACCACGGCAACGCCGACCGGATGAAGAATCCCGACGGCTCGCCGCACACGGCCCACACGACGGCGCTCGTGCCGCACCTGATCATCAAGCCGGGCTTCAACGGGCCGATCAAAGACGGTAAGCTGGGCGACGTGGCTCCGACGATCCTGCGTATTCTGGGCGAAGAGATTCCGCCCGAAATGACCGGCGAGGTGCTGATCTGA